ACAATCCCTCGCTCAACGAGGTGGTGTTCCCCGCCGGCATCCTGCAGCCGCCCTTCTTCAACCCCGATGCCGATGACGCCATCAACTACGGCGGTATCATCGCGGTGATCGGCCATGAGCTCACCCACGGATTCGATGACCAGGGCGCCAAGTTTGATGGCCAAGGCAACCTGGTGAACTGGTGGACCGATGCGGACAAGGCCAACTTCGATTCCCTGGCCCAGCGCATGATCGCATACTACGACGCCTTGGAAGTGGAACCCGGCGTACACGTGAAGGGCGCCCTCACCGTGGGCGAGAACATCGCCGACCTCGGCGGCGTCACCCTGGCCTACGGCGCGCTGGTGCGCTCCTTGCAGGGCAAGCCTGAACCCGCCAAGATTGACGGCTACAACTGGAAACAGCGCTTCTTCCTTGGTTGGGCGCAGGTGTGGCGCGCCAACATCACCGATGCCGCCCGACGCCGCCTGGTTGAAGTGGACCCGCACAGCCCCGCCCACTTCCGCATCAACGCCGTGCTCGGCCAGTTCAAGCCCTTCGAGCAGGCCTGGTGCCCCGATGGAAAGGGCGCCATGCTGGTGCCCGACAGCGAGCGCGTGGTGATCTGGTGAGGGGTCAGTTGTAAGTTGTCGGTTATCAGTTGTTAGTTCGTGACCGACAACCGACAACGAACAACCGTCAACGGCCATGACCCGCCAACCCGCCCGCACCGAACTCTCCACCCTCGGCGAATTCGGCCTCATCGCGCGGCTCGAAAGAATTCTGCCGCGGGGCCTTGCCAAGGATTGGTCTGTCGAAATCGGCGACGACTGTGCGGTGAGGCGTTCGAGCGGCGGACGTTCCGAGCTCTTGACCCAAGACCTGCTTTTCGAGGGCATCCACTTCCTTCCCGGAAATTCCAAGCATTGGGAGACGGTCGGCTGGAAGGCCTTGGCCGTCAACTTAAGCGACATCGCGGCGATGGGCGGCGAACCGGTCGGCGCCGTGATCGGATTGGGCCTGCCCAAACGCGCCAAGCTCGGCGAAGTCGAGGCCCTGTACCGCGGCCTGGCCCGCGCGGCGCGGCGATTTTCCTGCCCCGTCGTCGGCGGCGACACCAACCGCTCTCGCGGGGCTTGGACGATCGCCGTGACCCTGCTCGGGGAGACGCGGCGACGCCCCTTGCTCCGCGGCGCGGCCCGCCCCGGCGACAGCCTCTGGGTGACCGGCGAGCTCGGGGGCGCGGCCCTGGCCTGGCGGGCCGAAAAAAAGAGGAAAAGCGTTCCGGCCTCGATCCGGCGTCGCCTGCTGTTGCCGACGCCGCGCCTGGAGTGGGGGAGAGATTTAGCGGCCTTCGGCAAGGTCGGCGCCGCGATCGATCTCAGCGACGGCCTGGCCGGGGACCTAGGGCACCTCGCCGAGGTCTCCGGCCTCGGTTTCGAGGTCGAGCTGGCGGCCCTGCCGCGGC
Above is a genomic segment from Deltaproteobacteria bacterium PRO3 containing:
- a CDS encoding M13 family metallopeptidase — translated: NPSLNEVVFPAGILQPPFFNPDADDAINYGGIIAVIGHELTHGFDDQGAKFDGQGNLVNWWTDADKANFDSLAQRMIAYYDALEVEPGVHVKGALTVGENIADLGGVTLAYGALVRSLQGKPEPAKIDGYNWKQRFFLGWAQVWRANITDAARRRLVEVDPHSPAHFRINAVLGQFKPFEQAWCPDGKGAMLVPDSERVVIW
- the thiL gene encoding thiamine-phosphate kinase, which codes for MTRQPARTELSTLGEFGLIARLERILPRGLAKDWSVEIGDDCAVRRSSGGRSELLTQDLLFEGIHFLPGNSKHWETVGWKALAVNLSDIAAMGGEPVGAVIGLGLPKRAKLGEVEALYRGLARAARRFSCPVVGGDTNRSRGAWTIAVTLLGETRRRPLLRGAARPGDSLWVTGELGGAALAWRAEKKRKSVPASIRRRLLLPTPRLEWGRDLAAFGKVGAAIDLSDGLAGDLGHLAEVSGLGFEVELAALPRPRGFAGLCAKVGVDVWGTLLEGGEDYELLFTLRAGAEQAFGDYARRRGLKVACIGHARQGSGIRWLEGGHEIRRRFGGFRHF